Part of the Nitrospinota bacterium genome, GCGCTCATGCAACAACAACCGGGCAGCACTGGGATACCAGTACGGCGCCCCTATTGGTGGCGGTGGGGTGTTTACTCGCCGTGCCGCTGCCATTCGCCAGCTATTTCCAGTACAACAGCCTGGGAATGGCGGTGGGATTTTTGGGGATCGGGGTGCCGGTCCTGCTGTCGGGCATTGCGATCTGGGTGCAGGAAGGCGTAAGCCAGAAGCACGACCAGTTCGGCTATTCCCAAATGGCGTTGCCCATATTCATCACTTCAGAAGTGCTTATTTTTCTCGGCCTGTTCACAAGCTATTGGGCGCTTCGGCTTCTGGCCCCCTCGTGGCCGCCAGCGGGGACGCCGCACATTGGCACCACCATTCCCATTATAATGACCATCCTGCTTGTAACATCAAGCTATACCTACCACCTCGCGGAAGGGAAGTTGGAGGAAGGGGATACGGGCGGATTTAAGTCCATGCTCGGTCTTACCATGCTGCTGGGAGTTTTGTTCCTGGGGCTGAGCATGTTCGAATATAACCATCTCATCGGCGAAAACTTCACTCCGTCGGCCAACATTTTCGGGTCGGCGTTCTATTCCATAACCGGTTTCCACGCCGCGCACGTTTTGATCGGACTTTGCACGTTCATCGCCGTTTTGCTTCCGGCGTTGAAGGGGAAGACGAACATGGATTTCGTGAAATGCGCCGGGGTGTACTGGCACTTCGTCGACATTGTATGGTTCTTCGTCGTTTCGCAGATATATTTCTGGTAGAACGATGAAAAAAGCGGCATTCGGGATGTTCTCGCGCATGGCGTTGCGGATATTATTTTTTGTGGCGCTTGCCACGGGGATAGCCTCCGCCGAGTATGGCCGCATTGCCGATTCCGCGATAGATGTTTCAACTCTCAAGATCGACGAAAGCAAATATTTAGGGAAGAAGCTTAATGGCGAAATAGCCCTTGTGGACCAGGATGGGATCCGTTTCAACCTCAAGGATATGTTCGGCAAGCCGCTTATTCTCATTCTTTCCTACTACGCGTGCGACGGGGTCTGTTCCACCGTGAATGCCGACCTGAGGGATGTCCTCGCAAAGGCCGGAAACGTGGAGATAGGAAAGGATTTCAACGTGCTGACCATTTCGTTCGATAAAAACGATACCGCCGGGGCTATCACCCATTTCCGCAGCGACCTTTCCCTTCCCCCTAACCAAGCCAGGGCATGGAAACATGCCCTGGCTCTTAATTCCAAAGATGTGGCGGATTTGGCCGCCGGGATCGGTTTCAAGTATTTCTGGTCGCCCAGCGATCGGATGTTCTTCCATCCCAACGTGTACATCTTCATATCTCCCTCGGGAAGGGCCGCCCGTTATCTGTACGCATCCAGCGTGGGGGCACTCGACTTGGAAGTGGCTTTGACCGAAACGGCGGGGGACAAGTTGAGCCCCAGCCAGATCGGCAATCTGCTTGTCAGTTACTGCTACAGCTACAACTATAAAGTTGGGAAGTACACCCTGAACCTCCCGCTTTTCATCGGCCTCGGCTCGCTTACTATCGGGGGTATCTCGTTTCTTGTCGCCGCTTATGTTCACAAAAGAAAAAGAACCAATTAAGGGAGGATCTTTTATGCGTTATGTCTCAGCATTAAGAATTTTGGGAGCGGTTGCGCTAACCGCCGTTCCCGCGTTCGCGTCCGGCGGGGGAGGGGAAATCGCCGATCCCGCCCACGGATGGGATGTGCTCTGGGAGCACGTTCTGCTCGACCTATTCATCATCGGCGGCCTGTTCGCGGTGGTTGCCGCCTACTGGCTGTTCAAGTACCGGGCGGATAGTCCGACCGAGGTGGGAACAGGCCCCACGCTTACGCGGGCGCAGATGTTCGGATGGACACTCATTCCGGCGTTTATCTTCATGGCGGACGACTTTTACCTTGCCGCGAACGGATGGACCCTCTGGAACACCTACCGGACCGTCCCCAAGGACGCGCTGGAGGTCAAGGTGACCGCTTCGATGTGGTCATGGAGCTTTGAGTATGACAATGGCGCCACTTCGGATGTTCTGAAGGTTCCGGCGGGGCGGCCCGTCGTGCTGCGGATGACGAGCGAAGATGTTGTCCACTCGTTCTTTTTGCCGAAGCACCGGGTGAAAGAAGACGTGATGCCCGGGCGGGTAACGTATCTCTGGTTCTACCCCAAAGAGGCGGGGAAAACCTATGTGACCTGCACCGAATTCTGCGGGGCGCAACACGCCGAGATGAACGCCGACGTTGAGGCGATTCCGGCGGAGGAGTTTAACACTTGGTTGGCATCGGCCGGCGCCAAGGCCGCGCCGGCGGCCGCCGGCGAGCAGCCTGCCACCGCACCGGGCAGCGCCCTATAAGATTGAGGAGAAAATAAAAAATGAAAGAGTGGATTTTTACAACCGACCATAAACGGGTCGGCATCCTGTACCTTATCGGCTCCATGGCCGCGTTCGCTGTGGCGGGCATCATGGCGTTGCTGATGCGCGCCGAGCAGTTCAACATCGGCCTGGGGGTGGCCTCGGAGCCGACCCAGTACAACACGTGGCTGTATTTTCACGGCGCCGCGATGATATTGGGCTTTTTGATCCCCGGACTCACCGGCTTCGCCGCCAATTACCTTATCCCCCTCATGATTGGGGCCAAGGACGTCGCGTTTCCCCGGCTGAACGCCCTTAGCCTTTGGCTGTTCTGGATGGGCATCGTCGTCGCGCTTCTTACGTTCGTCATTCCCGATGCGCCGGACATCATGTGGACCGGCTATCCTCCGTATTCCGTAAAAACGGCCGGGAATACCGCGTTCTATGTTTTCACCGTGCATCTCATCGGCTTCTCGTCGATTCTGGGCGCGGTCAACTTCCTTACCACCATCATCTACATGCGCGCGCCGGGAATGGGCTGGATGCAGATGAACGTCTTCGTCTGGTCCCTCTTCACCGGCCTCATCGTCCAGCTTGTTTTCGTGCCGGTGCTCGCCGCGGCCGTGACGCTGCTCCTGTTTGACAAGTATCTGGGCACGCATTTCTTCGACGCCGCGGCGGGCGGGGACGTGCTGCTGTACCAGAACCTCTTTTGGTTCTATTCGCACCCCGCCGTCTACGTCATTTTCCTGCCGGCGATGGGGCTTTTGTTCGAGATAATCTCAACGAACGCAAAAAACCGCCCGTTCAATTACAACGCCCTGATTGTCGGGATGTGCGGCATCGTTTTGATTACCGGCGAAGTGTGGGTGCATCACCTCTACACCTCCGGCATGCCCGACTGGATACGGATCGGCCAGATGGTGACGACGCTCATGATTTCCGTGCCGGTGGGCGTCATGGTCATATCGCTGTGGGGAACGCTCTATAAGGGCGCCATCACGTTCAACACGGCCATGTATTACGGCGTCTCCTGCCTTTTCCTGCTCTTGCTGGGAGGGCTTACCGGTATACCGCTGGCGATGACCGCGCTGGATCTGCACCTCTCCGAAACCTCGTTCATTCACGCCCACTTCCATTTCATCATGGGCATTTTCGCGGCCTTCGTCGTGTTCGGCTCGGTCTACTTCTACTTCCCGAAGATGACCGGCAGGATGTGCAACGAGGCGCTCGGGAAACTTTCGTTCTGGCTGAACTTTATCGGCGTGAACGTGACGTTCTGGCCGCTGTTCATCATCGGCGTGAAATATGGAATGCCGCGCCGCTACTACGATTACGCCAGGATTCCCGAGGCTGTGCCGTACCATCACGTTGCCACATTCGGAGCGGTGCTGGTGGCATTGGGTATAACCCTCATGCTCGT contains:
- a CDS encoding heme-copper oxidase subunit III; its protein translation is MSAHATTTGQHWDTSTAPLLVAVGCLLAVPLPFASYFQYNSLGMAVGFLGIGVPVLLSGIAIWVQEGVSQKHDQFGYSQMALPIFITSEVLIFLGLFTSYWALRLLAPSWPPAGTPHIGTTIPIIMTILLVTSSYTYHLAEGKLEEGDTGGFKSMLGLTMLLGVLFLGLSMFEYNHLIGENFTPSANIFGSAFYSITGFHAAHVLIGLCTFIAVLLPALKGKTNMDFVKCAGVYWHFVDIVWFFVVSQIYFW
- a CDS encoding SCO family protein, coding for MKKAAFGMFSRMALRILFFVALATGIASAEYGRIADSAIDVSTLKIDESKYLGKKLNGEIALVDQDGIRFNLKDMFGKPLILILSYYACDGVCSTVNADLRDVLAKAGNVEIGKDFNVLTISFDKNDTAGAITHFRSDLSLPPNQARAWKHALALNSKDVADLAAGIGFKYFWSPSDRMFFHPNVYIFISPSGRAARYLYASSVGALDLEVALTETAGDKLSPSQIGNLLVSYCYSYNYKVGKYTLNLPLFIGLGSLTIGGISFLVAAYVHKRKRTN
- the coxB gene encoding cytochrome c oxidase subunit II, coding for MRYVSALRILGAVALTAVPAFASGGGGEIADPAHGWDVLWEHVLLDLFIIGGLFAVVAAYWLFKYRADSPTEVGTGPTLTRAQMFGWTLIPAFIFMADDFYLAANGWTLWNTYRTVPKDALEVKVTASMWSWSFEYDNGATSDVLKVPAGRPVVLRMTSEDVVHSFFLPKHRVKEDVMPGRVTYLWFYPKEAGKTYVTCTEFCGAQHAEMNADVEAIPAEEFNTWLASAGAKAAPAAAGEQPATAPGSAL
- a CDS encoding cbb3-type cytochrome c oxidase subunit I — its product is MKEWIFTTDHKRVGILYLIGSMAAFAVAGIMALLMRAEQFNIGLGVASEPTQYNTWLYFHGAAMILGFLIPGLTGFAANYLIPLMIGAKDVAFPRLNALSLWLFWMGIVVALLTFVIPDAPDIMWTGYPPYSVKTAGNTAFYVFTVHLIGFSSILGAVNFLTTIIYMRAPGMGWMQMNVFVWSLFTGLIVQLVFVPVLAAAVTLLLFDKYLGTHFFDAAAGGDVLLYQNLFWFYSHPAVYVIFLPAMGLLFEIISTNAKNRPFNYNALIVGMCGIVLITGEVWVHHLYTSGMPDWIRIGQMVTTLMISVPVGVMVISLWGTLYKGAITFNTAMYYGVSCLFLLLLGGLTGIPLAMTALDLHLSETSFIHAHFHFIMGIFAAFVVFGSVYFYFPKMTGRMCNEALGKLSFWLNFIGVNVTFWPLFIIGVKYGMPRRYYDYARIPEAVPYHHVATFGAVLVALGITLMLVNWIYGAIKGPKAPENPWRSASLEWTHAASPPPHGNFPAPVTVSSDWTPYNYK